Proteins from a single region of Butyrivibrio fibrisolvens:
- a CDS encoding serine hydrolase, which yields MKKVKALFLIILAVAVLITAAYPAYAFDKDILISDYVEEFSLKTKCSAVSVAIVQDGGSELIGDADGLYQIGSLTKAFTGLGIQKLIGGGIINEDDKVSKWLPGFTAYYGSDPFDITIEQLLTHTSGYTNKEVDYPSAQDDMTLMEWADSINGRRLSFEPGTRYAYSNVNYNLLGAVIESASGRSYKEYMETEVLLPLGLNNTYVEVLSENVSIIPGSRLGYRHSFAYEIPVVPGKIPAGYFYSNAKDMARWLQIWMGIADISDEYKDLVNRVKENLGDSADYYSGWEIFESGTIGHSGGTPNYSSRIVFSDKRQIGVCVLTNMNVAASTDSLCDGIYTLCDGGNSGNIQMDVWTVFDMIFTFVTVVGILLIAFSICIKKRSALIVTELVLIILLIAICVMIPMIFGAELGTIIITWAPYSFIGGLLMLCAAIISIAIKLWIIK from the coding sequence TTGAAAAAGGTAAAAGCTTTATTTTTAATAATTCTGGCAGTAGCTGTTTTGATAACTGCTGCCTATCCTGCATACGCTTTTGATAAGGATATCCTTATTTCAGATTATGTAGAGGAGTTCTCCTTAAAGACCAAATGCAGTGCAGTCAGTGTGGCTATTGTTCAGGATGGAGGTTCTGAATTAATAGGGGATGCTGATGGCTTATATCAGATAGGATCATTAACTAAGGCATTTACTGGACTCGGAATACAAAAGCTTATAGGCGGCGGTATAATTAACGAAGATGATAAAGTATCCAAATGGCTTCCGGGATTTACAGCATATTATGGCAGTGACCCTTTTGATATAACTATTGAGCAGCTTCTTACTCATACAAGCGGATATACCAATAAAGAGGTCGATTACCCAAGTGCTCAAGACGATATGACCCTTATGGAATGGGCGGATTCAATAAATGGACGTCGCCTCAGCTTTGAACCTGGAACCAGGTACGCATATTCCAATGTTAACTATAATCTTTTAGGCGCGGTGATAGAGAGTGCAAGCGGCAGATCTTATAAAGAGTACATGGAGACAGAAGTTCTGCTTCCGCTTGGTCTTAATAATACATATGTAGAAGTTTTAAGCGAAAATGTGTCCATAATACCAGGATCAAGGCTTGGATATCGCCATAGCTTTGCCTATGAGATTCCGGTAGTACCTGGAAAGATACCGGCAGGATATTTTTATTCCAATGCTAAAGACATGGCGAGATGGTTGCAGATATGGATGGGAATTGCTGATATCTCTGATGAATACAAGGACCTTGTGAACAGGGTAAAAGAGAACCTGGGTGACAGCGCAGATTATTATTCAGGATGGGAGATTTTTGAAAGCGGAACAATTGGTCATTCCGGAGGAACCCCCAATTATTCATCAAGAATTGTATTCTCTGATAAAAGGCAGATAGGTGTATGTGTTCTAACTAACATGAATGTTGCAGCATCAACCGATAGTTTATGCGATGGAATATATACTTTATGTGATGGTGGTAATAGCGGGAATATACAGATGGATGTCTGGACTGTATTTGATATGATATTCACCTTTGTAACAGTAGTTGGAATATTGCTGATTGCTTTTTCTATTTGTATTAAAAAGCGCAGCGCTTTGATAGTGACAGAATTAGTTCTGATCATCCTTTTAATAGCTATATGTGTTATGATACCTATGATATTTGGAGCAGAACTTGGAACTATAATAATCACATGGGCGCCTTACAGTTTTATTGGAGGACTGCTCATGCTATGTGCAGCTATAATCTCTATAGCTATAAAACTTTGGATAATAAAATGA
- a CDS encoding LytTR family DNA-binding domain-containing protein, which produces MTVIIEYPEWSESVESLVRKIGRMDMAFTGRIDDRSVNVSLSDIYYIENVERKLFLYTKDMVYRFDGSMSDIEGGIYDTGLVRISRTCIMNTDYLREIRQIRNSHLEAIMDNDEKLIVSRKYLPDIKKIFKRNSI; this is translated from the coding sequence TTGACTGTCATTATAGAGTATCCCGAGTGGAGCGAATCAGTAGAAAGCCTGGTCAGAAAAATAGGCAGGATGGATATGGCGTTTACAGGAAGGATTGACGATAGATCCGTTAACGTAAGCTTATCCGACATTTATTATATTGAAAATGTCGAGAGAAAGCTTTTCCTTTATACCAAAGATATGGTGTATAGATTTGACGGATCTATGTCAGATATTGAAGGGGGTATTTATGACACAGGGCTTGTACGAATATCCAGAACATGTATCATGAACACTGATTACTTAAGGGAGATAAGGCAGATAAGGAATAGTCATCTTGAGGCAATCATGGATAACGATGAGAAACTCATAGTATCTAGAAAATATCTTCCTGATATTAAGAAGATTTTTAAGAGGAATAGTATATGA
- a CDS encoding DUF6088 family protein, with translation MREKYQIEIEKRIEDADLGYAFSAIDFADIAGTDPTNKALSRLGEAGTIRRVIKGIYDKPLYSKLLGEYSSPNIEKVAQALARKYNWTIAPSGETALNFLHLSTQVPNSWSYISDGPYRKYDIGSYQVEFKHCANKEISGKSFITISVIQAIKYIGKDKIQQEDKERLSKALSSSDKEIILREAITTTAWIYKVIKEICS, from the coding sequence CAGATTGAAATAGAAAAAAGAATAGAAGATGCTGATTTAGGGTATGCTTTTTCAGCGATAGATTTTGCTGATATTGCAGGTACTGACCCTACTAATAAAGCATTGTCTCGACTTGGTGAAGCTGGGACAATCAGAAGAGTCATAAAAGGAATATATGATAAGCCATTGTACAGCAAGCTGTTAGGAGAGTATAGTTCACCAAATATTGAAAAGGTAGCTCAGGCGCTTGCTAGGAAGTATAACTGGACAATTGCTCCTTCAGGAGAAACAGCTCTTAACTTCCTGCATTTATCAACACAAGTTCCTAATTCATGGAGCTATATAAGTGATGGCCCTTATCGTAAATATGATATTGGTTCTTATCAGGTCGAGTTTAAACACTGTGCTAATAAGGAAATATCAGGAAAAAGTTTCATAACGATTTCTGTTATTCAGGCGATTAAGTATATTGGAAAAGATAAAATACAACAGGAAGATAAAGAAAGATTATCAAAGGCGCTGTCTAGTTCAGATAAGGAGATTATTTTGCGAGAGGCAATAACAACGACAGCGTGGATATATAAAGTAATAAAGGAGATATGTAGTTAA
- the pheS gene encoding phenylalanine--tRNA ligase subunit alpha, protein MLENAALTEKIEAIRAEIKEKADSLDTSKLVYEARKSFMDPKTGKISALMKEMKNVPKESKAEYGKAVNELKAWALEHFEDLDKKMKEKEAKLRYESEKIDVTMPAKIRKPGNLHPVTQMRETLIDIFAGMGFEIFEGSEIENDYYNFTALNTPADHPARDMQDTFYLSPEYLLRTQTSAGQIHVMENQKPPIKILSPGKVFRSDDDATHSPMFSQMEGLVVDKNINLCDLKGALDLFVQKIYGEGTKTRLRPSYFPFTEPSVEVDCSCFECGGKGCSLCKGTGWIEVLGGGVVNKKVLENCGIDSNEYSGFAFGIGIERITMLKYGINNIKLLFESDLDVLNQINHYE, encoded by the coding sequence ATGTTAGAGAATGCTGCATTAACAGAGAAGATCGAAGCCATAAGAGCAGAGATCAAAGAAAAAGCTGATAGTCTTGATACATCAAAGCTTGTATATGAAGCAAGAAAGAGCTTTATGGATCCTAAGACCGGCAAGATCAGCGCACTTATGAAGGAGATGAAAAATGTTCCCAAGGAGTCCAAGGCTGAGTATGGTAAAGCTGTAAACGAGCTTAAGGCATGGGCACTTGAGCATTTTGAAGATCTTGATAAGAAGATGAAAGAAAAGGAAGCAAAGCTTCGTTATGAGAGCGAGAAGATCGATGTAACAATGCCTGCTAAGATCAGAAAGCCCGGTAATCTTCATCCTGTAACTCAGATGAGAGAGACACTTATAGATATTTTCGCTGGAATGGGATTCGAGATCTTCGAAGGTTCTGAGATCGAGAACGATTACTACAACTTCACAGCACTTAATACTCCTGCAGATCACCCTGCAAGAGATATGCAGGATACTTTCTATTTAAGTCCTGAGTATCTTCTTCGTACACAGACATCAGCAGGTCAGATCCACGTTATGGAGAACCAGAAGCCACCGATCAAGATCCTTTCACCCGGTAAGGTTTTCCGTTCTGATGATGATGCTACACATTCACCTATGTTCTCTCAGATGGAAGGTCTTGTAGTTGATAAGAATATCAACCTTTGTGACCTTAAGGGTGCTCTTGATCTTTTCGTACAGAAGATCTACGGCGAAGGTACTAAGACAAGACTTCGTCCTTCATACTTCCCATTCACAGAGCCGTCTGTAGAAGTTGACTGCAGCTGCTTCGAGTGTGGCGGTAAGGGATGCAGCCTCTGCAAGGGTACAGGCTGGATCGAAGTTCTCGGCGGCGGTGTTGTTAACAAGAAGGTACTTGAGAACTGCGGAATTGATTCTAATGAGTATAGTGGTTTCGCATTTGGTATCGGTATCGAGCGTATCACAATGCTTAAGTATGGTATCAACAACATTAAGCTTCTGTTTGAGTCAGATCTTGATGTACTTAATCAGATTAATCATTACGAATAA